Proteins from a genomic interval of Rosa chinensis cultivar Old Blush chromosome 2, RchiOBHm-V2, whole genome shotgun sequence:
- the LOC112185085 gene encoding probable sulfate transporter 3.4, with translation MGVNSNRVEDLPCHHDHHQTTTVRIPSDIDLEAMPPPEIHRVCLPPKQSTLQKLKHRLGEIFFPENPLHRFKNQTWFTKLLLALQFLFPIFQWGPEYNAQLLKSDIISGLTIASLAIPQGISYAKLASLPPIVGLYSSFVPPLIYSLLGSSRHLAVGPVSIASLVMGSMLSEAVSSTEEPILYLKLAFTATCFAGLFQASLGFLRLGFIIDFLSKATLVGFMAGAAVIVSLQQLKGLLGIVHFTTKMQFIPVMASVFSNRGEWSWQTIVMGFSFLLFLFTTRHISKRNPKLFWVAAAAPLTSVIVSTLIVFLLRSKNPGISFIGHLPKGLNPPSSNMLYFNGPYLALAMKTGLITGILSLTEGIAVGRTFASLKNYQVDGNKEMMAIGLMNICGSCSSCYVTTGSFSRSAVNYNAGAKTVVSNIIMAAAVLITLLFLMPLFYYTPNVILATIILTAVSGLIDYQAAYNLWKVDKLDCMTCLCSFFGVLFISVPTGLAIAVVVSVFKILLHVTRPNTLAMGNIPGTQIYQNLSRYREALRIPSFLVLAIEAPFYFANSTYLQERILRWVCEEEERIKANNEGTLKCVILDMTAVTAIDTSGIDTLSELRKILEKRSLQLVLANPVGSVMEKLHQSKTLESFGMNGVYLTVGEAVADISSVWKARA, from the exons ATGGGTGTCAACTCAAACAGAGTTGAGGACCTTCCATGCCACCATGATCATCATCAAACCACCACTGTGAGAATCCCATCAGATATAGATTTAGAGGCAATGCCACCCCCTGAAATTCACAGGGTTTGTTTGCCACCAAAACAGAGCACCTTGCAGAAACTCAAGCATAGGCTTGGTGAGATCTTTTTCCCTGAAAACCCACTTCATAGATTCAAGAACCAAACTTGGTTCACAAAACTGCTTCTGGCTCTTCAATTCTTGTTCCCAATCTTCCAATGGGGTCCTGAATACAATGCTCAGCTTTTGAAGTCTGATATCATCTCTGGCCTCACTATTGCTAGCCTTGCAATTCCTCAG GGTATCAGTTATGCAAAGCTTGCAAGTTTGCCACCAATAGTTGGGCTAT ACTCAAGTTTTGTGCCTCCACTGATATATTCACTGCTTGGGAGTTCAAGGCATCTCGCTGTTGGTCCAGTTTCAATAGCATCATTAGTCATGGGATCAATGTTAAGTGAGGCCGTCTCTAGTACTGAAGAGCCAATTCTTTATCTCAAGTTGGCCTTCACAGCTACATGTTTTGCTGGTCTGTTCCAGGCTTCTCTGGGTTTCCTAAG ACTAGGCTTCATAATTGATTTTCTGTCAAAGGCAACTCTAGTTGGATTTATGGCCGGTGCAGCAGTCATTGTGTCCTTGCAACAGTTGAAAGGGTTGCTTGGGATCGTCCACTTCACCACCAAAATGCAATTTATTCCAGTCATGGCGTCAGTTTTCAGCAACAGAGGAGAG TGGTCATGGCAAACAATAGTGATGGGCTTCAGCTTCCTGCTATTTCTTTTCACAACCAGGCATATT AGCAAAAGAAACCCGAAACTCTTCTGGGTTGCAGCAGCAGCTCCATTAACATCAGTAATCGTTTCCACACTCATAGTCTTCCTCCTCCGTTCAAAGAATCCTGGAATCTCCTTT ATTGGTCATTTGCCAAAGGGTCTTAATCCACCTTCATCAAACATGCTGTACTTCAATGGCCCTTACCTAGCTCTTGCTATGAAAACTGGCCTTATCACTGGGATCTTGTCTCTGACC GAAGGAATTGCAGTAGGAAGAACATTTGCATCTCTGAAAAACTACCAAGTGGATGGAAACAAAGAAATGATGGCAATCGGGCTCATGAACATTTGTGGTTCTTGTTCTTCATGTTATGTTACCACAG GTTCATTCTCTAGATCTGCAGTGAACTACAATGCTGGAGCAAAAACAGTTGTTTCAAACATTATTATGGCTGCAGCTGTGCTTATAACTCTTCTCTTTTTAATGCCACTGTTCTATTACACCCCCAATGTTATCTTAGCTACCATAATCTTAACGGCTGTGAGTGGACTAATTGATTATCAAGCTGCATATAACTTGTGGAAAGTTGACAAACTCGACTGCATGACCTGTTTATGCTCCTTCTTTGGCGTTCTTTTCATCTCTGTCCCAACTGGTCTCGCAATTGCA GTTGTAGTATCAGTTTTCAAGATCCTTCTTCATGTCACCAGGCCAAACACCTTGGCTATGGGGAATATTCCAGGAACACAAATATACCAGAATCTCAGTAGATACAGAGAAGCTTTAAGGATTCCTTCATTTCTTGTTCTAGCTATCGAGGCACCCTTCTACTTTGCAAATTCAACTTACCTACAAGAAAG GATACTAAGATGGGTttgcgaagaagaagagaggataaaagcaaacaatgagGGCACACTAAAATGTGTAATATTAGACATGACAG CTGTGACTGCCATAGACACCAGTGGTATTGACACATTGTCCGAACTCAGAAAGATTCTGGAGAAAAGATCGCTTCAG CTTGTGTTGGCAAATCCTGTTGGAAGTGTGATGGAAAAGCTACACCAATCAAAGACTTTGGAGTCATTCGGAATGAATGGTGTCTATCTCACAGTTGGAGAAGCTGTAGCTGACATATCATCAGTATGGAAGGCTCGAGCATGA